In Camarhynchus parvulus chromosome Z, STF_HiC, whole genome shotgun sequence, a genomic segment contains:
- the CKS2 gene encoding cyclin-dependent kinases regulatory subunit 2 translates to MAHKQIYYSDKYSDEQYEYRHVMLPRELSKQVPKSHLMSEEEWRRLGVQQSLGWVHYMIHEPEPHILLFRRPLPKDEQK, encoded by the exons ATGGCCCACAAGCAGATCTACTATTCCGATAAGTACTCTGACGAGCAGTACGAGTACCG ACACGTGATGCTGCCACGAGAACTTTCAAAACAAGTGCCAAAATCTCATCTGATGTCTGAAGAAGAGTGGAGACGACTTGGTGTTCAGCAGAGTCTTGGCTGGGTTCACTATATGATCCATGAGCCAG aacctcatattctgcttttcagaagaCCGCTTCCAAAGGATGAGCAGAAATAA